One window from the genome of Dyadobacter sp. CECT 9275 encodes:
- a CDS encoding anti-sigma regulatory factor, with product MKEDIKLLSIQFPNQAKAIPETIRTCLEVIEKALPPHPGNLLSRMKWVLAELLTNATKHSGKAESYVGIYKKDNWIIIEKMDSGKTLTFDSSVISWPPLNNQIGHTYEIYHNGMDVLKLQIQQKNQALFYVEEAPETYMPKLLCETSEHFGLLIITKSCDEFTYEFEEDIHLNIFTCAFNLSD from the coding sequence ATGAAAGAAGATATAAAACTGTTATCCATCCAGTTTCCCAACCAGGCCAAGGCTATTCCGGAAACCATCAGGACCTGCCTTGAAGTTATTGAGAAGGCACTGCCGCCCCATCCGGGAAACTTACTATCCCGGATGAAGTGGGTATTGGCCGAATTACTCACCAATGCCACGAAACATTCAGGGAAAGCTGAAAGTTATGTCGGTATTTACAAAAAAGATAACTGGATTATCATTGAGAAAATGGATTCCGGAAAAACACTGACTTTTGATAGTTCTGTTATCTCCTGGCCACCTTTGAATAATCAGATAGGGCATACTTATGAAATATATCACAACGGGATGGATGTGCTAAAATTACAAATTCAACAGAAGAACCAGGCATTGTTCTATGTTGAGGAGGCACCCGAAACTTACATGCCAAAGTTGCTGTGCGAAACGAGCGAGCATTTTGGCTTACTGATCATTACAAAGTCATGCGACGAATTTACCTATGAATTTGAAGAAGATATTCATCTGAATATTTTCACCTGCGCTTTCAACCTGTCTGATTAA
- a CDS encoding STAS domain-containing protein, which produces MILQTQEIQGITQATILPFEASLSNAEQFKEEMITLLANGAKLIMVSFENVSYIDSSFLGALVVALKYAMPRNVDIYLVSLKPDVHDLLKLIRMDKVFKIYKDYDQAMSAIS; this is translated from the coding sequence ATGATACTCCAAACACAAGAAATTCAAGGGATAACACAGGCTACGATCCTTCCCTTTGAAGCAAGCCTTTCCAACGCTGAACAGTTTAAAGAAGAGATGATAACCTTACTGGCCAACGGGGCAAAGCTTATTATGGTCAGTTTCGAAAACGTCAGTTACATCGACAGCTCCTTTCTGGGCGCTCTGGTGGTAGCTCTGAAATATGCCATGCCGCGTAATGTGGACATTTATCTGGTTTCTCTTAAGCCCGATGTACATGACCTTCTGAAACTCATCAGGATGGACAAAGTATTTAAGATTTATAAGGATTACGACCAGGCTATGTCGGCTATTAGCTGA
- a CDS encoding response regulator, with protein sequence MIPFTDSPQKVKKILFVEDNLFFRKVVSASLAKASYDVFTAASASEALRILKEDEPDLILSDYDMPEMNGFGFRQEVLRHSNLKDIPFVFLTSFTDSTLVLEGLNMNAIDFINKETPIPVIVSKLSNIIRSLETEHLRSVKELRIAAEAINVKSVPALSPQLNGFRIFFWHKGFRGYPGGDFIDFVKVNDRYCFALLGDIMGKKWKAWFFTFGFLSYIRAAIRFCVLDDDFSLSNIVHKINKLICLDESLQNILSSLSLLLIDCEKNTIKYTGAGDLPLVNYKEEGGTTSTVISQGLLLGLLEDGFYDEQTVTMQSGDKLAIFTDGMIDIPSNGTKKSDYPFFVSKIRPFLSEKESFNLIRSNILAQINDGNQMDDASIIFIEKL encoded by the coding sequence ATGATACCTTTTACTGATTCTCCCCAAAAGGTAAAAAAGATACTTTTTGTTGAGGACAACCTTTTTTTTCGGAAAGTTGTGTCAGCTTCTCTGGCCAAAGCATCCTACGACGTATTTACAGCTGCCTCTGCCAGCGAAGCACTGCGGATCTTAAAGGAAGATGAGCCCGACCTTATTCTTTCAGATTACGATATGCCCGAAATGAACGGTTTCGGTTTCCGTCAGGAAGTACTGCGCCATTCCAATCTGAAAGATATCCCATTTGTGTTTCTGACCTCCTTCACAGACAGTACCCTCGTACTGGAAGGTCTCAACATGAATGCGATTGATTTCATTAATAAAGAAACGCCTATTCCGGTAATCGTATCCAAGCTCAGTAACATCATTCGATCATTGGAAACGGAACATTTGCGGTCCGTTAAGGAACTCAGAATTGCGGCCGAGGCCATTAATGTAAAATCCGTTCCTGCACTTTCACCTCAGCTCAACGGATTCAGGATATTTTTCTGGCATAAGGGTTTCAGGGGATATCCCGGAGGAGATTTTATTGATTTTGTAAAAGTCAATGATCGGTACTGCTTTGCACTTCTGGGTGATATTATGGGAAAAAAATGGAAGGCATGGTTCTTTACATTCGGATTCCTGAGTTACATCCGTGCTGCGATCCGTTTCTGCGTACTTGACGACGACTTTTCGCTCAGCAATATTGTACACAAAATCAATAAGCTGATTTGCCTGGACGAAAGTCTTCAGAATATCCTGTCCAGCCTGTCCCTGTTACTCATAGACTGTGAAAAAAATACCATTAAATACACCGGAGCAGGAGATTTGCCACTTGTTAATTATAAGGAAGAAGGTGGTACAACATCCACGGTAATTTCCCAAGGATTGCTCCTGGGGCTCCTGGAAGATGGTTTTTATGACGAACAGACGGTCACCATGCAAAGCGGAGACAAGCTCGCCATATTTACGGACGGGATGATAGATATCCCGTCTAATGGTACAAAAAAAAGCGACTATCCATTTTTTGTTTCCAAAATAAGGCCCTTTCTTTCAGAAAAAGAAAGCTTTAACCTGATCCGATCCAATATTCTGGCACAGATCAATGATGGTAATCAAATGGATGACGCCAGCATCATATTTATCGAAAAACTATAA
- a CDS encoding glycosyltransferase family 2 protein, translating to MKQVSIITVNYNQPEVTEELLKSLREVNTYKPLEIIVVDNGSRNNPVPTWKATYPGITFIRSEVNTGFAGGNDLGIASATGDYLFLINNDTEVTAGLIGGLVSTMEGNSAIGIISPKIHYFDQPGMLQYAGYTPMNYFTARNSCIGQFEKDEGQYDSLSGVTGYIHGAAMMIRREALEKVGGMAENYFLYYEELDWCERIRRAGYEIHTDLSVLIYHKESVSVGKRSALKEYFMNRNRILFIRKNTGLGTFCVFFLYFLATVVPRNLLSYVVKREFSFIPVLLRAVAWHFTNKTDSKHLGYVIPGQI from the coding sequence ATGAAACAGGTTTCTATCATTACAGTTAATTATAATCAACCAGAAGTCACGGAGGAACTGCTGAAATCTTTACGGGAAGTGAATACCTACAAGCCGCTGGAAATAATTGTGGTGGATAATGGCAGCAGAAATAATCCCGTGCCAACCTGGAAGGCTACCTATCCGGGAATAACTTTCATTCGCTCGGAGGTCAATACCGGATTCGCAGGAGGGAACGACCTGGGGATAGCAAGCGCAACGGGAGATTACTTATTCCTGATCAATAATGATACGGAGGTAACGGCGGGTCTGATCGGCGGGCTGGTAAGTACCATGGAAGGTAATTCGGCTATCGGCATTATCTCTCCTAAAATCCATTATTTCGACCAGCCCGGTATGTTGCAGTATGCGGGTTATACTCCCATGAATTACTTTACTGCGCGAAACAGCTGTATCGGTCAGTTTGAAAAAGATGAAGGACAGTATGATTCTCTTTCGGGAGTGACTGGGTACATACATGGAGCGGCGATGATGATCCGCAGAGAAGCGTTGGAAAAGGTCGGCGGAATGGCCGAGAACTACTTTTTGTATTATGAAGAGCTGGACTGGTGTGAGCGCATCAGGCGCGCAGGTTATGAGATCCATACCGATCTTTCTGTACTCATCTATCATAAGGAATCGGTGTCGGTAGGAAAGCGGTCTGCTCTGAAAGAGTATTTCATGAACCGAAACCGCATTCTCTTCATCCGCAAAAACACCGGTTTGGGTACCTTCTGTGTCTTTTTTCTGTATTTTCTGGCCACAGTGGTTCCGCGTAACCTCTTGTCCTACGTGGTAAAAAGAGAATTCAGTTTCATCCCGGTTTTGTTAAGAGCTGTTGCGTGGCATTTTACCAATAAAACAGATAGTAAGCATTTAGGATACGTTATACCCGGCCAGATATGA
- a CDS encoding glycosyltransferase family 2 protein, producing MIAIFWISLFIVFYAFLGYGIVLFVLVKIRRILKGKRMVPGLDQNMPSLTLVVAAYNEEGIILDKIANTLGLDYPKEKLRIVFITDGSSDNTPALISDYPRIDLLHTAARSGKIHAIHRAMKTVTSEVVVFTDANTFLNQDALPLIARHYSDPFVGAVSGEKRVLQGEEADATAGEGIYWKYESTLKKWDSELYSVVGAAGELFSVRRSLYKDVEADTILDDFMISMLIAEQGYRIIYEPEAYATELSSDNIQEELKRKIRIAAGGIQSILRLKPLLNPVRYPLLSFQYISHRVLRWTVTPFLMMLVLILNVILVYHKAGVVYTSLLVAQFLFYLFAAFGWLLEKRKIKIKGFFVPYYFCVMNYAVLAGMVRYFKGKQSAAWEKSVRKQALN from the coding sequence ATGATAGCGATTTTTTGGATTAGCCTCTTCATTGTATTTTATGCCTTCCTGGGATATGGTATTGTCCTTTTCGTGTTGGTTAAAATCAGAAGGATTTTGAAAGGAAAGCGGATGGTACCCGGGTTGGATCAGAATATGCCGTCGCTCACGCTGGTGGTTGCTGCGTATAACGAGGAGGGTATCATTCTGGATAAGATTGCCAATACCCTCGGACTGGATTATCCCAAGGAAAAGCTCAGGATTGTTTTTATAACGGATGGTTCTTCCGACAATACTCCTGCTTTGATCAGTGACTATCCCCGAATCGACTTACTGCACACGGCTGCCAGAAGTGGCAAAATTCATGCGATACACCGGGCTATGAAAACGGTTACTTCGGAAGTTGTTGTTTTTACCGACGCTAATACTTTTCTGAATCAGGACGCTCTTCCGCTGATTGCCAGGCATTACTCAGACCCTTTTGTGGGCGCGGTGTCAGGTGAAAAGCGTGTACTCCAGGGCGAAGAAGCAGATGCGACGGCAGGAGAGGGGATTTACTGGAAATATGAGTCCACTTTGAAAAAATGGGACTCAGAGCTGTATTCGGTTGTGGGTGCAGCGGGTGAGTTATTCAGCGTCCGAAGGTCTCTTTACAAAGATGTGGAGGCAGATACCATTCTGGACGATTTTATGATATCCATGCTCATTGCCGAACAGGGTTACCGGATTATCTATGAACCCGAAGCATATGCTACAGAGTTGTCGTCAGATAATATTCAGGAAGAGCTGAAACGGAAAATAAGGATAGCAGCGGGCGGAATTCAGTCCATTTTGCGTTTGAAACCACTTTTAAATCCTGTCAGATATCCTCTTTTGTCATTTCAGTACATCAGCCACAGAGTACTGCGCTGGACCGTCACACCGTTTCTGATGATGCTGGTACTGATCCTGAACGTGATATTGGTATATCACAAGGCAGGAGTGGTATATACATCGCTGCTTGTGGCACAATTTCTTTTTTACCTTTTTGCCGCTTTTGGCTGGCTGTTGGAAAAGCGCAAGATCAAGATCAAGGGATTCTTTGTTCCCTATTACTTTTGTGTGATGAATTACGCAGTCCTGGCCGGTATGGTCCGCTATTTTAAAGGAAAGCAGAGTGCCGCCTGGGAAAAATCAGTACGAAAGCAAGCCCTTAACTGA